One Primulina huaijiensis isolate GDHJ02 chromosome 5, ASM1229523v2, whole genome shotgun sequence DNA segment encodes these proteins:
- the LOC140976383 gene encoding uncharacterized protein codes for MANQGAKKRKEENARHMKNLLRLIIVSNVIYLAIRIGVFYSSFTWKHWAGLILTSLAYVIPYQQLSVMAKPAYTEGGELLDGGFDMSTGGICGYLHDLIYITCFVQLSSIISEKFWLVYLVIPAFAAYQLFGLVKGFLPHGSEGDEEDEKSRKKREKMEKRAARAKFVKTRTR; via the exons ATGGCAAATCAAGGAGCGAAAAAACGTAAAGAAGAAAATGCCCGTCACATGAAGAACCTCCTCCGCCTCATCATCGTCTCCAAT GTGATTTATTTAGCGATAAGGATCGGAGTATTCTACTCCAGCTTCACGTGGAAGCATTGGGCAGGATTGATTTTGACTTCGCTTGCTTATGTTATTCCGTATCAGCAGCTCTCCGTAATGGCAAAGCCTGCTTACACTGAAGGTGGGGAGCTTCTCGATGGCGGGTTTGATATGAGTACTGGAGGGATTTGTGG aTATTTGCACGATTTGATCTACATTACGTGTTTTGTCCAACTCAGTTCCATCATATCTGAAAAATTTTGGCTTGTATACTTGGTG ATTCCAGCATTCGCAGCATATCAACTATTTGGACTTGTCAAAGGGTTCTTGCCTCATGGTTCAGAG GGAGATGAAGAAGATGAAAAAAGTCGAAAGAAAAGAGAGAAGATGGAAAAAAGGGCTGCAAGAGCCAAATTTGTCAAGACAAGGACCAGATAA
- the LOC140976384 gene encoding transmembrane 9 superfamily member 12-like yields the protein MELHLISRRKLCTAFIYLVLTLQACKGFYLPGSYMHTYSTGEEIYAKVNSLTSIETELPFSYYSLPYCKPQGGIKKSAENLGELLMGDQIDNSPYRFRMNVNETVYLCTTPPLSDHEVKLLKQRTRDMYQVNINLDNLPAMRYTEQNGFKIQWTGFPVGYTPANSDNDYIINHVKFTVLIHEYDGAGVEIIGTGEEGMGVISQSNKKKASGYEIVGFEVVPCSIKNDPEKMSKLHIYDNSASVSCPKELDKSQIIREQERVSFTYEVAFVKSNIRWPSRWDAYLKMEGSRVHWFSILNSLMVIFFLAGIVFVIFLRTVRRDLTRYEELDKEAQAQMNEELSGWKLVVGDVFREPFHSKLLCVMVGNGLQITGMTLVTLVFAALGFMSPASRGMLLTGMIMLYLFLGIAAGYISVRMWRTMKGSSEGWRSVSWSVACFFPGIVFVILTALNFILWGSNSTGAIPISLYFTLFALWFCISVPLTLVGGFLGTQAEPIQYPVRTNQIPREIPSRKYPSWLLILGAGTLPFGTLFIELFFILSSIWLGRFYYVFGFLLIVMLLLVTVCAEVSVVLTYMHLCVEDWMWWWKAFCASGSVALYVFLYSINYLIFDLQSLSGPVSATLYVGYSLIMAIAIMLSTGTIGFLTSFYFVHYLFSSVKID from the coding sequence ATGGAGTTGCACTTGATTTCAAGAAGGAAATTATGTACTGCTTTCATCTACTTGGTACTCACATTGCAAGCATGTAAAGGTTTTTATCTACCTGGAAGTTATATGCATACATACTCAACAGGGGAAGAGATTTATGCAAAAGTGAATTCTTTGACCTCCATTGAAACCGAGCTTCCCTTCAGCTATTACAGTCTTCCTTATTGTAAACCTCAAGGGGGCATCAAGAAAAGTGCTGAAAATCTAGGAGAACTTCTAATGGGAGATCAAATCGACAATTCTCCATACCGTTTCAGAATGAATGTTAACGAAACTGTGTACCTCTGCACTACGCCTCCATTGAGTGACCACGAGGTCAAACTTTTGAAACAGAGGACTCGAGATATGTATCAGGTTAACATCAATCTTGACAATTTGCCTGCTATGAGGTATACGGAGCAAAACGGATTTAAAATCCAATGGACTGGGTTTCCAGTTGGTTACACTCCTGCCAACAGTGACAATGATTACATTATCAATCATGTGAAGTTTACAGTTTTGATACATGAATATGACGGAGCAGGTGTGGAGATTATTGGTACTGGAGAAGAAGGCATGGGTGTAATTTCACAATCTAATAAAAAGAAGGCTTCAGGTTATGAGATTGTTGGTTTTGAGGTTGTTCCTTGCAGCATTAAGAATGACCCCGAGAAGATGTCAAAACTCCACATTTATGATAACAGTGCATCTGTAAGTTGTCCAAAGGAGCTTGACAAGTCTCAGATTATTAGGGAGCAAGAGCGGGTATCGTTTACCTACGAGGTTGCATTTGTAAAAAGCAACATTAGGTGGCCATCTCGTTGGGATGCATATCTGAAGATGGAAGGATCCCGTGTGCACTGGTTCTCAATTCTGAACTCGTTGATGGTGATTTTCTTCTTGGCAGGCATCGTTTTTGTCATCTTCTTGAGAACGGTGAGAAGAGATTTGACGAGGTACGAAGAGTTGGACAAAGAAGCCCAGGCGCAGATGAATGAGGAGCTCTCTGGATGGAAGCTTGTGGTTGGTGATGTATTCAGAGAACCATTCCACTCAAAGTTACTATGTGTCATGGTCGGAAATGGGCTTCAGATAACTGGGATGACACTTGTCACTCTTGTGTTTGCAGCCCTTGGTTTCATGTCACCGGCTTCACGAGGTATGCTGTTAACGGGTATGATAATGCTTTATCTTTTCCTCGGAATTGCTGCTGGTTATATAAGTGTACGCATGTGGAGGACCATGAAAGGTTCATCTGAAGGGTGGAGATCAGTTTCTTGGTCAGTAGCATGCTTCTTCCCGGGAATTGTCTTTGTTATTTTGACAGCTTTGAATTTCATCCTTTGGGGAAGTAATAGCACAGGTGCTATTCCCATTTCCTTGTACTTCACCCTCTTTGCACTTTGGTTCTGTATCTCGGTGCCACTCACTCTTGTTGGAGGATTCTTAGGCACACAAGCTGAGCCGATACAATACCCTGTCCGAACCAATCAGATCCCAAGAGAGATCCCCTCACGCAAATATCCCTCGTGGCTTCTAATTCTCGGTGCCGGAACTCTCCCATTCGGAACCCTTTTTATTGAACTGTTCTTCATACTCTCCAGCATCTGGCTTGGAagattttattacgtatttgGCTTCTTGCTCATTGTAATGTTGTTGTTAGTAACCGTTTGTGCTGAAGTTTCTGTTGTCCTAACGTACATGCATCTCTGCGTCGAGGATTGGATGTGGTGGTGGAAAGCATTCTGTGCTTCGGGTTCGGTTGCACTGTACGTGTTTCTCTATTCCATAAACTACCTCATCTTCGACCTCCAGAGTTTGAGTGGGCCTGTGTCAGCTACTCTCTATGTTGGGTACTCGCTGATAATGGCGATTGCAATTATGCTTTCTACTGGCACTATCGGTTTTCTTACATCTTTTTACTTTGTCCATTACTTATTCTCGTCGGTAAAAATTGATTGA
- the LOC140976386 gene encoding gamma-glutamyl peptidase 5-like: MKVEGEKRFALLLAVNDSDYVKKVYGGYVNVFVEALGDEGEKWDLFRVVDGDFPSVDDLQNYDGFVVSGSPHDAYGDDFWILELCFLLQTLFAMQKKVLGICFGHQVLCRALGGKVAKSSSGWDIGVREVSFTQDFYSYGFSDGLDEMPRNLSIIKCHQDEVWELPIGAQVLAFSEKTGVEMFAYGENIVGIQGHPEYTKDILDNLIDRLLANGSIERKVGEEARLQLKKEPDKTNWENMCKSFLKGEWSRFQIYF; the protein is encoded by the exons atgaaggTCGAAGGTGAGAAAAGATTTGCATTGTTACTCGCGGTTAACGACTCGGACTATGTGAAGAAAGTGTATGGTGGATACGTCAATGTGTTTGTGGAGGCATTGGGTGATGAAGGGGAGAAATGGGATCTGTTTCGTGTGGTCGATGGCGATTTCCCGTCCGTCGATGATCTTCAGAACTATGATGGATTCGTGGTGAGTGGGAGTCCTCACGATGCTTATGGAGATGATTTCTGGATACTTGAGCTTTGCTTTCTACTGCAAACGTTGTTTGCCATGCAAAAGAAAGTTCTTGGCATTTGTTTTGGTCACCAG gtGTTATGCAGAGCTTTGGGTGGGAAAGTTGCAAAATCTAGTAGTGGTTGGGACATTGGAGTTAGAGAAGTGAGCTTCACGCAGGATTTCTACTCATATGGCTTTTCTGATGGTTTGGATGAAATGCCTAGAAATCTTTCTATAATAAAGTGCCATCAAGATGAG GTATGGGAATTACCTATAGGAGCTCAAGTACTCGCATTCTCGGAAAAAACAGGAGTGGAAATGTTTGCATATGGAGAAAACATTGTAGGAATTCAAGGACATCCTGAATACACCAAAGACATACTCGACAACCTCATTGATCGCCTCCTCGCTAACGGTTCCATTGAG AGGAAAGTTGGTGAAGAGGCAAGATTGCAATTGAAGAAGGAGCCAGATAAAACTAACTGGGAAAATATGTGCAAAAGCTTTCTCAAAGGGGAATGGAGTCgattccaaatatatttttga
- the LOC140976385 gene encoding histone-lysine N-methyltransferase ASHR3 yields MPDLANFLGLNQPSLSSNSPLPEIKLVSELNLSATMELCQVQRVDSTIELGHTQLVEPIDDSKREAVRESGERRRGGEREYLNACRVGPTTAKHIEDWRKRKMEQGVAEFKCSLPFLVGAPPLAKCRVCQNLVYPEEKVSCSVRGCQGVFHLTCARESLGFSSSKQFKCPQHACFLCKQRNHIWRCVVCPIASHDKCSPFPENVFHFPDRPGKAICWRHPSDWRLEMKREVPANNIEDIFTFLPLPHVPEEFKIDINWKDQRENKLEPPPYVHIKRNVYLFKRKHQNVGTDTGCTSCSSTQCSEACVCRVQSISCSKACRCSEKCANRPFRKEKKIQLVKTELCGWGVVAAESICKGDFVVEYVGEVINDAMCEERLWAMKDQDAKNFYMCEISKDFVIDATFKGNYSRFLNHSCGSNCLLEKWQVDGETRVGVFASRPIQVGESLTYDYRFVQFGTEVECHCRASKCRRYLGTKRRIKVEISWGLKGRRSTRRARMLMPQFR; encoded by the exons ATGCCGGACCTTGCAAATTTCCTCGGCTTAAACCAGCCATCTTTATCATCCAACTCTCCGCTCCCAGAAATCAAGCTCGTTTCGGAACTGAATTTGTCTGCAACGATGGAGCTATGCCAGGTGCAGCGTGTGGACTCCACGATTGAGTTGGGGCACACCCAATTGGTGGAACCCATCGATGATAGCAAAAGGGAGGCGGTCCGAGAATCTGGGGAACGCAGACGGGGAGGAGAGCGAGAGTATTTGAATGCATGCAGGGTGGGGCCCACCACTGCGAAGCACATTGAAGACTGGCGAAAGAGGAAGATGGAGCAAGGAGTTGCTGAATTCAAGTGTTCCTTGCCCTTTCTTGTTGGCGCGCCTCCATTG GCCAAATGCCGTGTTTGCCAGAATTTAGTCTACCCCGAGGAGAAAGTCTCGTGCTCAGTTCGTGGTTGCCAAGGAGTTTTTCACCTAACATGTGCGAGGGAAAGTCTTGGGTTCTCATCTTCAAAGCAATTCAAGTGCCCTCAACAT GCATGCTTTCTGTGTAAGCAAAGGAATCATATATGGCGATGCGTAGTATGTCCAATAGCATCACATGATAAGTGTTCACCATTTCCAGAAAATGTGTTCCATTTTCCAGATCGACCAGGAAAAGCAATATGTTGGAGACATCCTTCTGATTGGCGTTTGGAAATGAAG CGTGAAGTTCCAGCTAATAATATTGAG GATATATTCACTTTCTTGCCTCTTCCTCATGTTCCTGAAGAGTTCAAAATTGACATAAACTGGAAAGATCAGAGGGAAAATAAATTGGAGCCACCTCCTTATGTGCACATCAAGCGAA ATGTGTACCTTTTTAAGAGAAAGCACCAAAATGTTGGTACTGATACTGGATGCACAAGTTGCAGCTCTACTCAATGCTCCGAGGCTTGTGTATGCAG GGTTCAGTCCATCAGCTGCTCAAAAGCATGCCGTTGCTCTGAAAAGTGTGCTAATAGACCGTTTCGTAAAGAGAAAAAGATTCAACTTGTCAAG ACAGAACTCTGTGGTTGGGGTGTAGTGGCAGCTGAATCTATCTGTAAAGGAGATTTTGTGGTGGAGTATGTTGGAGAAG TTATTAACGATGCTATGTGCGAAGAAAGGCTGTGGGCCATGAAAGACCAGGATGCTAAAAACTTTTACATGTGTGAAATTAGCAAGGATTTTGTAATTGATGCTACATTTAAGGGAAATTATTCAAGGTTTCTAAACCACAGCTGCGGCTCCAATTGTCTACTCGAAAAATG gCAAGTTGATGGTGAGACACGTGTTGGTGTCTTTGCATCAAGACCTATTCAAGTTGGAGAATCGCTTACATATGATTACCG ATTTGTACAATTTGGAACAGAAGTTGAGTGTCACTGCAGGGCTTCAAAATGCCGACGCTATCTTGGGACTAAACGGAGAATCAAAGTAGAGATTTCATGGGGTCTGAAAGGTCGAAGATCAACAAGACGAGCAAGAATGCTGATGCCCCAGTTTCGTTAG